From the genome of Thunnus thynnus chromosome 1, fThuThy2.1, whole genome shotgun sequence, one region includes:
- the tex9 gene encoding testis-expressed protein 9 isoform X3 produces the protein MKEQSEVLSKSFSTLLLTDIEDEEASRMIKPQQFTVQEPRVKVVTKKRVTSTSQNMRAGKKEKEPQCKTATPKMPLVDDLTAVEDSADFFLAKTIRSMEEQMNDADLHDNVVDDVSNAGDNVGSGISDAQIRVLKAKLRIMQEELDQLSCEYYKKDDENAKLSAKIKEIEEDRARLQKTTSIQQTQIEKHRALAEESARKCDGLQVQVSGLHKEIENLNRSNKQAAAANSTVEVRLTRAQEEVERLKTQLNKMKQMNKDKLNEEHQSKENLLAENKVLKKQKAELIVGFKKQLKLIDILKRQKMHFEAAKLLSFTEDEFMKALDWGKS, from the exons ATG AAAGAACAGAGTGAAGTTCTGTCGAAATCTTTCTCCACCCTGCTGCTCACTGATATTGAGGATGAAGAAGCTTCCAG GATGATAAAGCCTCAACAGTTCACTGTGCAGGAGCCTCGTGTGAAG gTGGTGACTAAAAAAAGGGTCACATCAACATCACAAAACATGCGcgctggaaaaaaagaaaaagagcctCAATGCAAAACTGC AACTCCGAAGATGCCTCTTGTGGACgatttaacagctgtagaagaCTCTGCTGACTTTTTCCTGGCGAAGACGATACGCAGCATGGAGGAGCAGATGAACGACGCTGATCTTCATGACAATGTTGTGGATGACGTGTCTAATGCTGGAGACAACGTAGGATCGG GCATTTCAGATGCTCAAATACGAGTTTTGAAGGCAAAACTACGGATTATGCAAGAGGAGCTGGATCAACTATCATGTGAATATTATAAGAAG GATGATGAAAATGCCAAGCTTAGCGCAAAGATTAAGGAGATTGAGGAGGATCGAGCCAGGCTGCAGAAGACCACCAGCATTCAGCAAACACAGATTGAGAAGCACCGAGCGTTAGCGGAGGAGTCTGCTAGGAAATGTGACGGACTTCAGGTGCAGGTGTCTGGTTTACACAAG GAAATAGAAAATCTCAACAGATCCAACAAACAAGCCGCAGCCGCCAACAGCACTGTGGAGGTTCGTCTGACCAGAGctcaggaggaggtggagaggttAAAGACTCAActcaacaaaatgaaacagatgaaCAAG GACAAGTTAAACGAGGAACATCAGAGTAAAGAAAATCTACTTGCTGAAAACAAAGTGCTAAAAAAGCAGAAGGCAGAACTCATCGTGGGTTTCAAGAAACAGCTCAAGCTGATCGACATTCTCAAAAGACAAAAG aTGCATTTTGAAGCTGCCAAGCTGCTGTCGTTCACAGAAGACGAGTTCATGAAAGCTCTGGACTGGGGGAAGTCATAA
- the tex9 gene encoding testis-expressed protein 9 isoform X2 gives MGFLCMCMPKKRPSSSSKGQRSKRTEERPQAKSASGPAKKHIDDLFAKEEQYKLLNAELEAKTADLVRQADQLMKEQSEVLSKSFSTLLLTDIEDEEASRMIKPQQFTVQEPRVKVVTKKRVTSTSQNMRAGKKEKEPQCKTATPKMPLVDDLTAVEDSADFFLAKTIRSMEEQMNDADLHDNVVDDVSNAGDNVGSGISDAQIRVLKAKLRIMQEELDQLSCEYYKKDDENAKLSAKIKEIEEDRARLQKTTSIQQTQIEKHRALAEESARKCDGLQVQVSGLHKEIENLNRSNKQAAAANSTVEVRLTRAQEEVERLKTQLNKMKQMNKDKLNEEHQSKENLLAENKVLKKQKAELIVGFKKQLKLIDILKRQKMHFEAAKLLSFTEDEFMKALDWGKS, from the exons ATGGGATTTCTCTGCATGTGCATG CCCAAGAAACGCCCATCCTCCAGCAGtaagggtcaaaggtcaaagagAACTGAAGAACGGCCGCAAGCGAAATCTGCCTCTGGTCCTGCAAAGAAGCACATCGATGACCTTTTTGCTAAAGAAGAACAATACAA ACTCCTAAATGCAGAGCTGGAAGCCAAAACAGCAGATCTAGTGAGACAGGCAGATCAACTAATG AAAGAACAGAGTGAAGTTCTGTCGAAATCTTTCTCCACCCTGCTGCTCACTGATATTGAGGATGAAGAAGCTTCCAG GATGATAAAGCCTCAACAGTTCACTGTGCAGGAGCCTCGTGTGAAG gTGGTGACTAAAAAAAGGGTCACATCAACATCACAAAACATGCGcgctggaaaaaaagaaaaagagcctCAATGCAAAACTGC AACTCCGAAGATGCCTCTTGTGGACgatttaacagctgtagaagaCTCTGCTGACTTTTTCCTGGCGAAGACGATACGCAGCATGGAGGAGCAGATGAACGACGCTGATCTTCATGACAATGTTGTGGATGACGTGTCTAATGCTGGAGACAACGTAGGATCGG GCATTTCAGATGCTCAAATACGAGTTTTGAAGGCAAAACTACGGATTATGCAAGAGGAGCTGGATCAACTATCATGTGAATATTATAAGAAG GATGATGAAAATGCCAAGCTTAGCGCAAAGATTAAGGAGATTGAGGAGGATCGAGCCAGGCTGCAGAAGACCACCAGCATTCAGCAAACACAGATTGAGAAGCACCGAGCGTTAGCGGAGGAGTCTGCTAGGAAATGTGACGGACTTCAGGTGCAGGTGTCTGGTTTACACAAG GAAATAGAAAATCTCAACAGATCCAACAAACAAGCCGCAGCCGCCAACAGCACTGTGGAGGTTCGTCTGACCAGAGctcaggaggaggtggagaggttAAAGACTCAActcaacaaaatgaaacagatgaaCAAG GACAAGTTAAACGAGGAACATCAGAGTAAAGAAAATCTACTTGCTGAAAACAAAGTGCTAAAAAAGCAGAAGGCAGAACTCATCGTGGGTTTCAAGAAACAGCTCAAGCTGATCGACATTCTCAAAAGACAAAAG aTGCATTTTGAAGCTGCCAAGCTGCTGTCGTTCACAGAAGACGAGTTCATGAAAGCTCTGGACTGGGGGAAGTCATAA
- the tex9 gene encoding testis-expressed protein 9 isoform X1, giving the protein MAERSLNKNVQSVVLQPKKRPSSSSKGQRSKRTEERPQAKSASGPAKKHIDDLFAKEEQYKLLNAELEAKTADLVRQADQLMKEQSEVLSKSFSTLLLTDIEDEEASRMIKPQQFTVQEPRVKVVTKKRVTSTSQNMRAGKKEKEPQCKTATPKMPLVDDLTAVEDSADFFLAKTIRSMEEQMNDADLHDNVVDDVSNAGDNVGSGISDAQIRVLKAKLRIMQEELDQLSCEYYKKDDENAKLSAKIKEIEEDRARLQKTTSIQQTQIEKHRALAEESARKCDGLQVQVSGLHKEIENLNRSNKQAAAANSTVEVRLTRAQEEVERLKTQLNKMKQMNKDKLNEEHQSKENLLAENKVLKKQKAELIVGFKKQLKLIDILKRQKMHFEAAKLLSFTEDEFMKALDWGKS; this is encoded by the exons ATGGCAGAAAGAAGTCTTAATAAAAATGTCCAGTCCGTCGTCTTGCAG CCCAAGAAACGCCCATCCTCCAGCAGtaagggtcaaaggtcaaagagAACTGAAGAACGGCCGCAAGCGAAATCTGCCTCTGGTCCTGCAAAGAAGCACATCGATGACCTTTTTGCTAAAGAAGAACAATACAA ACTCCTAAATGCAGAGCTGGAAGCCAAAACAGCAGATCTAGTGAGACAGGCAGATCAACTAATG AAAGAACAGAGTGAAGTTCTGTCGAAATCTTTCTCCACCCTGCTGCTCACTGATATTGAGGATGAAGAAGCTTCCAG GATGATAAAGCCTCAACAGTTCACTGTGCAGGAGCCTCGTGTGAAG gTGGTGACTAAAAAAAGGGTCACATCAACATCACAAAACATGCGcgctggaaaaaaagaaaaagagcctCAATGCAAAACTGC AACTCCGAAGATGCCTCTTGTGGACgatttaacagctgtagaagaCTCTGCTGACTTTTTCCTGGCGAAGACGATACGCAGCATGGAGGAGCAGATGAACGACGCTGATCTTCATGACAATGTTGTGGATGACGTGTCTAATGCTGGAGACAACGTAGGATCGG GCATTTCAGATGCTCAAATACGAGTTTTGAAGGCAAAACTACGGATTATGCAAGAGGAGCTGGATCAACTATCATGTGAATATTATAAGAAG GATGATGAAAATGCCAAGCTTAGCGCAAAGATTAAGGAGATTGAGGAGGATCGAGCCAGGCTGCAGAAGACCACCAGCATTCAGCAAACACAGATTGAGAAGCACCGAGCGTTAGCGGAGGAGTCTGCTAGGAAATGTGACGGACTTCAGGTGCAGGTGTCTGGTTTACACAAG GAAATAGAAAATCTCAACAGATCCAACAAACAAGCCGCAGCCGCCAACAGCACTGTGGAGGTTCGTCTGACCAGAGctcaggaggaggtggagaggttAAAGACTCAActcaacaaaatgaaacagatgaaCAAG GACAAGTTAAACGAGGAACATCAGAGTAAAGAAAATCTACTTGCTGAAAACAAAGTGCTAAAAAAGCAGAAGGCAGAACTCATCGTGGGTTTCAAGAAACAGCTCAAGCTGATCGACATTCTCAAAAGACAAAAG aTGCATTTTGAAGCTGCCAAGCTGCTGTCGTTCACAGAAGACGAGTTCATGAAAGCTCTGGACTGGGGGAAGTCATAA